The genomic segment AATATAAAGAAATCATATTACAATCTTATCACTGCAAATGAATTACTGAATTCATCCCAGAAGGCACTGGAGCGTGCGCTGGAGAATAAAAAACTTGTTGAAACGAAATATGAACTCGGTTCTGCATCAAGACTTGAGTTACTCCAGGCTGATGTCTTTTATCTTCAGACCCTTCAGAGCAATTCACAGGCAAAGGCCCTTGAAGCCCAGGCACAGCAGGAATTAAAATCATTGCTCAATATTCAGCATCAAGTTTTTCCGAAAGATTCTTTTGTTATCCCTGATACATTTACTCTGCCTTCTCTTGATTCATTAAAGGAAATATTGTTAAAGGCAAATTTTGGTATCAAATTATCAAGGCAGATGAACCACCTTGCCCGTGCAAACTTATGGTTTTCTATATTTGGATTTATGCCAAGGGTTTCTATTTTTTATGGTTATAACACAAGTGTTGATTCTTTTGATCTTGATTTTGATTATCTCAAGGATAATGCAACAAAGAATTATGGAATAAACATCAGTTTTCCAATATTTGAGATAAAGACC from the candidate division WOR-3 bacterium genome contains:
- a CDS encoding TolC family protein is translated as NIKKSYYNLITANELLNSSQKALERALENKKLVETKYELGSASRLELLQADVFYLQTLQSNSQAKALEAQAQQELKSLLNIQHQVFPKDSFVIPDTFTLPSLDSLKEILLKANFGIKLSRQMNHLARANLWFSIFGFMPRVSIFYGYNTSVDSFDLDFDYLKDNATKNYGINISFPIFEIKTLIFNYITAKKDLRIKKYNMEKTVLESEKALHTSYYSLQESIDKLRFSKKSLELAEEAIIIAREQYSLGVISFLDLLRTEEDYYNARVNLVQALNGYYSNQSTLSYLLGSITIREQK